From the Gordonia bronchialis DSM 43247 genome, one window contains:
- a CDS encoding PH domain-containing protein, whose translation MTPPDPGPTEPDESTPWRRLSPGTMAVKPVEQLPQLIPVLIAVVFAGRGAPLFSFAATLALVIFVTLVPWLTTRYQVTADRVQVRSGLITRKVATARRDRIRSVDVTAGPVHRLLRLAKVSIGTGGDNDSATVKLNALSAADARLLHGTLMATAPRTPVGATTSSDGGAVERTTPPAVLTRFRPGWLVYSPFSLAGLATAAAALGVGAQIANEADLFERGVGTAERAAEALRDIPVLIIVAVAVVTIVLVGAVLSVVGYILSYWNFSLTRHADGTLRTERGLLTTTAVSFDESRIRGTHLHEPVLMRPVHGARLHGIAIGGVKHPLLLPPAPVDEAIRVGNLVAREGRELTMPLTPHGRAARVRRLNRALIVGAVLLTAAGAAVAAGAPRWLLVLGVLAFSASVALGVLRYRHLGHALTDRSVVIAPPRVARHRHTLDRDGIVGWTTRTSWFQRRAAVCTVTVATAAGSEGYEMVDVRDDAAADFIVATAPPWMSQFVVTTSTGSVD comes from the coding sequence ATGACGCCACCTGATCCCGGCCCCACCGAGCCCGACGAATCGACCCCATGGCGCCGCCTGTCCCCCGGCACCATGGCGGTCAAGCCGGTCGAGCAACTACCGCAACTGATCCCGGTCCTGATCGCGGTGGTCTTCGCCGGCCGCGGGGCGCCACTGTTCTCCTTCGCCGCGACGCTGGCCCTGGTCATCTTCGTGACCCTGGTCCCGTGGCTGACCACGCGCTATCAGGTGACCGCCGACCGTGTGCAGGTCCGGTCGGGGCTCATCACCCGCAAGGTCGCCACGGCCCGCCGCGACCGCATCCGCAGCGTCGACGTGACCGCCGGCCCCGTCCATCGTCTGCTGCGGCTGGCCAAGGTGAGCATCGGCACCGGCGGCGACAACGACTCTGCGACAGTGAAACTCAACGCGCTGTCGGCAGCCGACGCCCGGCTGCTGCACGGCACGCTGATGGCGACGGCACCGCGCACCCCGGTGGGCGCCACCACCTCGTCAGACGGCGGCGCCGTCGAACGCACCACACCGCCGGCAGTACTCACCCGCTTCCGTCCGGGCTGGCTGGTCTATTCGCCGTTCTCCCTCGCCGGCCTGGCGACCGCGGCCGCCGCGCTGGGCGTCGGAGCGCAGATCGCCAACGAGGCAGACCTTTTCGAGCGTGGCGTCGGCACCGCGGAACGTGCCGCCGAGGCGTTGCGCGATATCCCCGTGCTGATCATCGTCGCCGTCGCAGTCGTCACCATCGTGCTGGTGGGAGCGGTCCTGTCCGTCGTCGGCTACATCCTGAGCTACTGGAACTTCAGCCTGACCCGGCACGCCGACGGGACGTTGCGCACCGAGCGCGGCCTACTCACGACCACCGCGGTGAGCTTCGACGAATCCCGCATCCGCGGAACGCATCTGCACGAGCCGGTCCTGATGCGCCCGGTGCACGGCGCCCGCCTGCACGGCATCGCCATCGGTGGCGTCAAGCATCCCCTGTTGCTCCCACCGGCCCCGGTGGACGAGGCGATTCGGGTGGGCAATCTCGTCGCCCGCGAAGGCCGCGAGCTCACGATGCCGCTGACGCCCCACGGCCGCGCCGCCCGCGTGCGACGCCTCAATCGCGCCCTGATCGTCGGTGCGGTACTCCTCACCGCGGCCGGGGCGGCGGTGGCGGCCGGCGCGCCGAGGTGGCTGCTCGTCCTGGGAGTCCTTGCATTCTCGGCATCGGTGGCGCTCGGCGTGCTGCGCTACCGCCACCTCGGACACGCCCTCACCGACCGTTCGGTGGTGATCGCGCCACCACGTGTCGCCCGGCACCGCCACACACTCGACCGCGACGGGATCGTCGGCTGGACCACCCGGACGTCGTGGTTCCAGCGTCGAGCCGCGGTTTGCACGGTCACCGTCGCCACCGCCGCAGGCTCCGAGGGCTACGAAATGGTCGATGTACGCGACGATGCGGCTGCCGACTTCATCGTGGCCACCGCACCGCCGTGGATGAGTCAGTTCGTGGTCACCACCTCGACTGGGTCAGTTGACTGA